Part of the Cyprinus carpio isolate SPL01 chromosome A23, ASM1834038v1, whole genome shotgun sequence genome, TCATTTTAAGTTGCTGCGAAGTAGCCACAACACACTTCCCAGGTGAGCTGCACCTCGCGCGCGCTTGCCATGGAGCGCCATCGGTTCACGGAGCGCAGCGCCTCCTCACACACACCGGAGGAGCGAGCGGAGGTGAGGAAGCATCACCATACACACAGCCTCCGGCGCCGGTTTGAGGTGCTCGAGACGCTGGGCAGAGGCACGTACGGCAAAGTCAAGCGCGCGGTGGAGAGACGGTGTGGAAAGACGGTGAGCGACATCAGCTACTTGCACTGCAGTGATGATGTTTTGAATGCTgatatgaaaaagagaaaaaataaaatcagccaTTTGTTTGACTGACATCAGCATCATAAGCAACGAATAGAGGTTGTCTTTATAATgtagaaatgtataaaaacaaaaacaaaattaggtTAATAAATTGGCTAAATCTGTTATTTTCATTCTGTTACTTTTTCAtctttctttaatattattttttcttcagcaaGTATCGTTAGTTAACTTGCTTAGATATTTagaatattaacatttttgcagtgcacaaaaaaagtatttttgcaattttgtaaaaatgtatttacctgTAAAATTTAAATCTTAAGGAGTCAGTGTTATGCAGGGATTCTCAACCAGAGGAACCCTGGTTTGTTTTGCTAAACCTCGAAAACTAACAAATAATACTTTTACTACTATGATAGGGTAAAATAGGGCTATGATAATAttcattaatcacaattattgagtttaatttaatgtatgtcattttttaagtttactaaATAGGTGCATGATATTTCATTCTTcaagtttataatttataaataaataatataaaaatggaaaaactcTAAATGCTTGACGTTACTTTAGTAtcaatgagatactattatagtttgtgttaatattttgaattagaatttagaattttatattttctgcttagATGTTCACTTTGCTTAAAGTTTTAGTGGTTTTGTTGCGTCTgtcatagtttttgttgtttttaaatatgtctattttttatttcactttaggttttagttattttagtacatcaagttaaactaaatgaaaatgagaaatgttgccttgtaaacggactgaaataaaataagttttctttattattattattaatattattattattattatattttaatttcatgcagcatttcttttatttcaagcaaaaacattttattatttttttttagttgtagttttagttaactgtgcAACCTTGGCTTGACTGTTCTCAATAAATTATGGACTTTTAACATAACATACATATCctaataatgtttaaatgtcatgaatttatttaatcaaaaatgtacaAAGGCTTAATTTCTTTTGAGAAGTATATCCAGCATGTTCTCTTACCTCTGACAGCGTGTCAGTCATTCAGCACATCTTTACCTAGCAATTCACcttaaagttaattatttttgggCTCATCCAATAGGTGCTTTGTGCGTTTACATGCGTGTCTACTGTATGTAGACCTCATGTTAGCACACTTAATTAAATACTTAACCACTCATTCATCACTCAGTctgtcatttaacaaaaacaacctGCTGTCTGCACTCTTTCACAGCCTGAAAACGTATcgcattaatgcaaaaaaatgaagTAATCTCAGTGTCCAATCAGATTAGAGCAGCAGCTGAGCCTCTCTCTCACTCCGCCACTCATCCGGACTCAGAGGAGAAGTATTCCGGAATCCAGGAGCCTTAAGCATAGCTGGGATTCCTGCAGACAAACACTAGCAGCATTCAGAGGGAGCCAGGCGCTCGCTGCATGTGTGACAGAGGAGCGAGGCGTCTCTCCAGATCTCCAGATTGGGGTCAGAGTTGCTTGGCAGCTTCCCAGATGGCACTGCCAGTGTCGCCATACAGACAGCAGGTTTTAGTtagagtgtttatttatttatttattttttgtgattcagTTTCGATATACGTTTAGCTTCTATGTCTGTGTACATCAGGAAATTCCATTTGCTGATGCTGTAAGCAAAGAAATTAGTTTACCTTTAAACCATGGCTTGATTTCAATTTCAAGGAATTTTGGAATCATAAAAATCTAATAGGTTACAATGGAGCTTTGTGTTTGCTGGTCCAAAACTCACTGCATGCATGCTATGAAACACAGACAGACCCCAACATGTGCTATAAATGAAACAATACCTTAGCGACAAAAgtcaaaaagacaaaagcaaatcGGTTTTATTATACACATCACAAAACGTATAAGCGTCTATTGTATATAGTTACATATATTCTATTGGTCATTGACAGTCTACAAGATTATGAAAGGTGGAAGCCTTTTAAAACTCTAATAAAAAATgcgttattttaaaaatatataaataaaagattgttaacatttttaagcCTTTTAATGAGATCGGTCATTTAAGCCACATAAACATTTCTGACTTTAAGCCACACAAACTCTATCAACATGAATTGTAAGAGAAACTGAAAACAGAACATGGCAGAAGAGGTTCATTCAAGTCTGTATTAATTgcattttctatgtatttttgaataacttCATTCATCATTGACTTATGTACTAACAGGCAGGCATACGTATTTGgttcagtggtgtgtgtgtgtttgtgtgcttcagGTGGCTATTAAATCCATTAGAAAGGAGAGATTGAGGGATGATCTGGATAGAGCTCACATCCAGAGAGAAATTGAGATCACCGCCTCTCTTGTGCACCCAAATATCATCCGTCTGTATGAGGGTAAAACACATCAACAGTCTCTCAACATCAATGTGTGTGTCAAATGCTGTATCCAGAATAATGTTAATGAGATGTGTTGTGCTTTCAGTGTTTGAGAGCAGAGAGAGGATTGTGATGGTGATGGAGTACGCGAGCGGAGGAGAGCTGTATGACTACATTCAGGACAAACAGAGACTGTCGGAGGAGGAGGCCAGACACTTCTTCAGACAGATCACCTCTGCTGTGCAATACTGCCACAAAGTAAGCAAACACACTTCAGTTCTTCAAATCTCATGACACTCACAAGCCACACCTCTACAAATACAGCGGACAAACTTTGCTTcagcagttttaaaaatattctaaatataaaatatcttcttattCCTGAGAATGGTGTGGTTCATCGCGACCTCAAACTGGAGAATATACTTCTGGACAAAGACTTCAATGTGAAGGTAAACAATTCAAACTCAAACTGACTGATTTCAGTTTTCATGGTTTTGAATTCTTTGAAGTGATTCAAATTTACTGCACATGATAATTAAATCATAAGTAGAGTGGTGAAgagaacagaaacacaaaataattaaacaattaaaatgaagaGTCTAATGTAGGATCAGCCTTAATCAGCTTCATTATCATTTTGGAATCTGTCAAACATGGGTCGCTTATTATTTCtcttatttttggaaaaaaatttgaGGTGtgatatattgataaatattacTTGACTTCTCAAGTAATCAATCTTCAAGAAATCACTCTTCACTTTGTTTAGCACTGTGTATAGTGGCATCATCGTTCTGGAATATGGGAACATTAAAAGGAAACAATGTTGCATTATTTTGCACAATAGAACTGCCTCAGTCCTTGGTCATTCCAGAACCATACAGACAAGCAATCATTGGATCAGATGACTAGCAAAATAGCTGCGTATACCTCACCGTGCTTCCTAGCTGGTAACAGACAGGGTTGAAGGCATCCTTTGTTTCCATATAGTAACCAGATGTAGGAAATATGACGAAAgatgacttttatttattatttagggCTCTAGGAcggttttacatttttcacaccAGATTATGTATCTCTGAGCAtggcccttaaagggatactccacaccaaaatgaaaattttgtctttattcacttacccccttgtcattccaaacccgtaaaagctctgttcgtcttcgggacacaatttaagatattttggatgaaaaccgggaggcttgtgactgtcccatagactgccaaataaacaacagtgtcaagatccataaaaAGTATgtaagtcgtcttcagaatactccatctgccatcagatgtgcaatctgggtgttatatgaagcgacgggaacactttttgtaagcaaagaaaacaaaaataatgactttattaaacaattcctttgtcagcggtctcctctgtgtctctccatatcaccgtatgctgcgtatgctcttctgtatcagccgtgctacaaggatgtgctgttttctttcaaatcaaagctaaatacacatcgaaacagtgcatccttgtggcgcggatgatacagaagagcatacacagcatacagtgatatggagcaatagtatgttcctgcacaactggaggctgcagtttcaggaccacaGATcaaggaccgcagttctaggaccctagtttttcgtgacagcgccacctaccgtaatgGATGATACAGCGATGGCTGCAGTTTCATGACCGCGGTTCTAGGACCCTGTTGGTTTAGTTTGTAGTCATGTTTGTATATAGCATCAATATATTAATCtattaatgtgatttttgatttaaaatgcatcagaggttaattactaagtgtgctttgagtcacaattttaaatttaaacatgaatttacacaaaatataaatgaaatctgtatatcaattttaaaacaattgtaaaaaaaaaaaatggagaaccttaaaagtcttagtctcttgaattatacagtatattgattaacctccttaaggtgaattagctcattatcaggtaagttaaaagttggaatcagcgtatgcagtcactaaattacagccgatattttaaaggttgttgagaggcaagacaagacacaagaatgattcaagaatgtttatttatatataaattatgtatatatgtgtatatatatacactaccgttcaaaagtttgggatcagtaagacttgtaatgttttttttttttaaagaagtctcttctgctcatcaaggctgcatttatttgatcaaaaattcagaaaaaaaactgtaatcttgcaaaatgttattagaatataaaataatggtttctatttaaatatcctttaaaatataatttatttctgtgatgaaaagctgaatttccatcacccATGACTCCAAAgtttaaagtgtcacatgatcttcagaaatcattctaatatgctgatttattattagaattatcaatgttggcaacagccaaatatttttttggaagctgtgatgctttttttttcaggattctttgattaataaaaagttaaaaagaagagcatttatttaaaatataaatcttttctaacaatatacactacagttcaaatgtttggggtcggtaaatttctattttctttttttgaaagaaattaaaccttttattcagcaatgatgtgttaaattgttaagtgatagaaaagatttatattgttagaaaagattcatattttcaataaatgctgttccttttaactttttattcatcaaagaatcctgaaaaaagtatcacagcttccaaaaaaatgtttggcagcacaactgttgataattctaataaaaaataatcatattagaatgattacttaaggatcatgtgacactttatactggagtcatgatgctggaaattcagctttgatcacagaaataaattatattttaaaggatattaaaatagaaaccattattttatattgtaataacattttgcaagattaccgttttttctgtatttttgatcaaataaatgcagccttgatgagcagaagagacttctttaaaaacattacaagtcttactgattccaaacttttgaacggtagtgtgtgtatatatatatacatatatatatatatatatatatatatatatatatatatatatatatataatgtcattttTGCGACAACAGCACCAAAGCGAACCCCTTTTCCAACAGTTGCTGCATGGATAGAATGGCTGTAGGCTTCAactctagagaaagagagagcaagagacagagagagagagagaaataagaaacatttgtttaacatattcaactgaaattaatatatatatttatatatatatgcactgttggagttttagagatatatatatatatctgatttaACACTTATGCACTGTTGGAGTTTTAGAGAGAGAGCCAAAAAGAATATTCATGTTACTGACATCTAATTACAAACCAAAAATTTGTAAATACATAAGAGCAATATTTACCAATTGAATGATCTCCCTTCTTTCCTCAATTGTTTGTCAATCTTTCTATTAAATTcttccacttcactgaaatagttatcagagaacaatcacttttgtgataacagaaatatcagtagcaaaatggtgcactagacattatgcaaaaataattcatattgtacTCAGATATTATCACTGAAATGATAATCTGGACCAGAAAGGAAGACTTGTTAGAATATTTTGAGATCATAAAAATATCCCTAGTGCCTTTTTAAATCATCTGTCCTACAATGAGCCTAACCAAGTccataaaatcacttcatattgGCCATGCAGAACATGACAGAAACTAACACATGATAACAATGGACTGTATGTGGAGTTGGCCTGGAGATTAGGCCAAATTGTAACAAGCTATTAAAACTGCCAAACGCCTCATTCATCATTGCAATACAATGCCAAAACAACAGGCTAACACAACTAGGCAGTCAGTGcagtttaattatgaaagatattttatacttaaatatggtaaaacaacgAGTATTAAGCCAGTATTCATACTAATACATTAAGCTGCAGGTAAATCTTACAAACCTTACATCAACCATGCTCTTGTCATCTGACaagtttaattaatgtgctggctagattcacttataatacttcgtcattaaaactcaacaaggatttatgaaatcatggccacgaattaatgtcgtagtaattaataaaactagctcacgaattcttaatttggtgggaattaattattaattcatagttagcagttctcactatgtaaacttcgcaccgtttaagcattataaaataaaacttaattaaatatcggtactcaccgtctgattgctgtccacgtcgtccatctttaattagtgttgatccagtacagtaggtggcgctgtcacaaaaaaactagggtcctagaactgcggtcctagaaccgcggtcctgaaactgcagcctccggttgtgcaggaatacccttctcatatggagagacacagaggagactgttgacaaaggaattgtttaataaagtcattattttttttttctgtctcttcatataacccagattgcacatctgatggcagatggagtattctgacgacaactttcataccttttatggaccttgacactgatatttatttggcagtctatgggacagtcacaggcctcccggttttcatccaaaatatcttaaattgtgtttagaagacgaactgagcttttacgggtttggaacgacaggggggtaagtgattaatgacaaaattttcattttggggtggagtatcccttcaaaTTCATGCAGAATCTGATGTATGTACAATTTGTATTTGTCTACAAGCAATTCAGCATAAACCTTCATATCTAAAGTTTTTAAGCTCATGAGAGGAATaaattcagtcaagtgtgtcAAATGTTTGACGGGTGGTGTAATACGATTCATTTCTGCTGCTGCATTTCTAATGATAATTCTACTTCAAAATTAACCTCCTTTCATATGGTGTTCTGCTATTTTCGTCCACCCTCTACGAATCAGAAATAGattccattaaataaatagaagtaGGTCACCCATTTTAATACAGAACTGCTTTATCTGTAAATGCTCTGTTTGTTGTAGTTGGCTGACTTTGGCTTGTCCAACCGTTACATGAGAGGCCAGTGTCTGGACACGTTCTGCGGGAGCCCACTGTATGCATCTCCAGAGATTGTCAATGGACTTCCATACCACGGCCCTGAGGTGTGATTTCCAGTCTTACCAGTTACTCTGATTGCTcatccttgtgaaaaagaagtacacttaagcatgcttttaaaaagagtgcttatttattagtgcttatatgtgaactgaatgtaatgttctGAAACTTGATTGtatgttaatgaaaatatattatagtttaaaattatattcaatgcaattagctgaactttagagtgctttctgacccacttaagtagggcTTAAGTACATCTTATATGTGATTATATATGTAATCTATTGTAATATGGTTAAATGTACAGCTGAATCTACCAACAAACATActgtaatgtaatttctattgaaagtTCCAGGTAAtgtatttagatatatttgtaattacacatttgtaatgatgaagttgcaatgtAGTAGATTATATTCATTTTGCATATAACActctacagttaaaattacattcaagtacttcacatgtgctttagtatgtgtCAACACATGAAAAttagtgtacttctttaaagacacacacacacaaaagattattaaaacacaacttttaatttttacagtaaacacattttaagCATTGCTTCTGCTCTTTTTATGTCCCAGGTGGACTGCTGGTCTCTTGGTGTGCTGTTATATGCTCTGGTTTATGGCTCCATGCCTTTTGATGGTACAAGTTACAGCATCCTTAAAGAGCAGATACGCCACGGACGATATAAGATCCCAGATATCCTGTCAGGTGAGATTCACGCACTGCCATATATCTGCCCATCATAGTAACATCAAGAGTGAGGCTTTACCATGACTCCTTCAATTCTTCCTGTAGAGGCCCGTTCATTGATCGGATGGATGCTCACAGTGAAAACAGAAGACAGAGCCACTGTGGAAGACATCGCTAGTCATTGGTGGCTAAACTGAAACTCCACTCTGCCAAGACAGAAACATAAGGAAAGAACACTGACCACAAACAGCAGCTTTGTTCTGCTGCCGCCTCTTGAATCGTCTTCCCACAACCAGCCCACGAAGGGCATCCTGAAGAATCTCTACAATCAGGTTGAGTACACAGACAGGTCTGTGTCTGCTGGAAACGGTATGGCAGCGACTTGCGAAGATGTGGGACGAATCGGGACAGATAACGGGAGGAAGAGGAAGGGCATTCTTAAATGTCACGGAAAGTTCTCCGGTGTTTCTCCAATCACGTCGGCTCCTACGTGGTCACATGGCTTCAGCAGAACTAGCCAGGAGTGTGACGGAGGTGAGCAGCAGGAGATGGAGTTTGAGATCAAGATCTCTCTGTGGAAAACACACGAGTCTACAGACGTACACTTCCCACACAATACCTATTTCGATCATGTACAATGACtgtaaatgcatcaaatttaataACAAAGAATATAGCTAACACAAAAAGGTTCAGTTAGTTAACATGAGTGCATTAAGTATCATTAACaatcttatgtaacatttattaatctaggttaatattaatgtattatgttatgtaattataaaaaagttatttatttaatgtataaatataccaTTGGTcgttgttaattcatgtttgtaatattaatgttatacaactttaaatatatattagaattttttttattagttatatattacaTACTATACATTAACATAAACCTAGATCAGAAACGCTGTATAAGTACtgttataatattaatcaaaatttattttaaagtattgccATATATAACCCATTAACACTTCAAAAGTTTCATAAcacttccaaaaacttttttttttttttttaatgaaatacttttattcagcaaggatgcattaaattgatcaaatgtaacagtaaagacatttataatattacaaaagatttctttttaaaataaatgcggtacttttgaactttttattcatcaaaaaatcctgaagagcAAAATGTATGAGTGATAACtgtcaaaaaattaaatgtaacattaataagaataaatttttGCTGAGCAACaaatcactgaagactggagtaatgatgctgaaaattcagctttgaatcacaggaataaattacactttacaatataCATAaccagaaaacagttattttaaattgtaataacatttcacaatattacagtttttactgtatttttgaacaaatgcaGAAGAGACTTTGAACACTTGTGATGTGCATCCAGATCTGGCCTTACATTCCAAGCAGCACAAAGCGTCATTATTTGATCTGTAACACGAATCAAGGAGTCGCAGCAGTCGAGCATGCTGCTGAATAACTCATAACCATAATCATCTGGAAATACCTGAGACATTAGAGCTGCTAAGATAATGTGAACTGTGAAATTGCTAATAACCCAGGTCAATTCGTTTATTTGCTTCAAAGGAAGTTAAAGCAGCTATGAATCCGCTAATCCCAGCCCAAAAGAACAGAGGCTTTGTCCGGAGCTACAGTCGTGCCATTCTCACTTTATACTGGCATAGAAAATGGGCAAGAGTTTGAGGGCACATTCATACAACCTTTTGCTCTCTGGCTCTCATTTGCTTTCTCACGTGAAGAGAAAATACGCTTTTTAGACTGATTAGCATGACACAGTAGAATTAGTATTAAAATCTCAGTTAAGCAGCAGTGTTTGTTCTTGTGTGGCCTATTAAGCAGATCGTTTTTATTCTTTATTCCCTtcattgtttgaatgaatgaatgagaggaTATGTGCAGTGTTTCCAAAACACTTACCTcatttaaattccttttttttttttttttttttttttttaggaggatTGGGGCGGAAAAAATGCTTTGATAAAAACACcctgaaatgtaataattaaaatgagcATACCGAACGCCAACACTTTCGTcatctaaaactttttttaataaaaagagtGGAAAAAAATCCACAcatatttagaaaacatttaatctCTCCAAAGTTAAATTACAAACATAATC contains:
- the LOC109096275 gene encoding NUAK family SNF1-like kinase 1, whose protein sequence is MERHRFTERSASSHTPEERAEVRKHHHTHSLRRRFEVLETLGRGTYGKVKRAVERRCGKTVAIKSIRKERLRDDLDRAHIQREIEITASLVHPNIIRLYEVFESRERIVMVMEYASGGELYDYIQDKQRLSEEEARHFFRQITSAVQYCHKNGVVHRDLKLENILLDKDFNVKLADFGLSNRYMRGQCLDTFCGSPLYASPEIVNGLPYHGPEVDCWSLGVLLYALVYGSMPFDGTSYSILKEQIRHGRYKIPDILSEARSLIGWMLTVKTEDRATVEDIASHWWLN